TACTTTTTACTTCTCTGAATGAAAAATATCGTTCCTCACATTCGGCATTAATGTACTGCATCGGTGGTTTTCGTTTTATATGTCGATTACGAATTAGTTCTAATTCTTTTCTTTTACGCTCGATAATGGTGTAGCATTTCATCATTCGGCCACGCATTGTAGCATTTACAAAGATTTCTTCGTTTTCTGAAATTAGCTTCTCGAATTTGTTGAGCCATTTTATTGGGTCTTCAACAAAATCACAATGGTGTGAAAAGAAATCAGGTAGTTTTGCATAAGGTAATTTAAGGATTTTACTTATCAATTTTTGACAGTAAGCAATGTTATCTGTGATGTCTTCAATCAAAATATCAAATAAAGCATTTTCGGACTGTTCTTGTAGAACAGCCGTTTGTTCAGGGAATTGAACAACATGCTTTATTTGATGATTATGGGGCATAAAAATTTATTCGTATTTTTTAAAAATAGTAGTCGCAATATGTCCACCAAATCCAAAGGTGTTGCTCATTGAGTAGTTTACACGTCTTTTTTGTGCAGTATTCAACGTAAGGTTAAAAACATCTTTAAATTCCGGTTCAATATCTACTGAATTAATTGTTGGCGGAACGATATCCTCTTTCACAGACAAAATGCAGGCAATTGCTTCGATTGCTCCAGCTGCGCCTAATAAGTGTCCCGTCATTGATTTAGTTGCGCTAATGTTTAGTTTGTTTTTCGTTCCAAAAACTCGTTCTACCGCTTTTAACTCGCTTAAATCTCCTTGAGGTGTTGAGGTAGCGTGTGTATTCAGATAATCGATATCATCAGCAGAAATATTAGCATCTTCTAAAGCGGCTAACATACCTAAATACGCACCTTCACCTTCAGGATGTGTTCCTGTAAGATGATATGCATCCGCAGCCATACCGCCACCAACAATTTCTGCAATGATTGGAGCATTACGTTTTATTGCGTGTTCATATTCTTCTAATATAATAGCACCTGCGCCTTCTCCCATTACAAAACCATCTCTGTTTATATCAAACGGACGAGATGCGATTTGTGGATTATCATTTAAAGTAGACAATGCTCTTGAAGCATTAAAACCTCCAATACTACTTTCGTTAATTGGAGCTTCAGAACCACCTGTAATCATCATATCGGCTTTTCCCCAACGGATGTAGTTAAAAGCATCGATAATTGCAGTATTAGAAGTTGCGCAAGCCGAAACAGTTGTGAAATTTATTCCCCTTAAACCATACTTTATAGAAATGACACCTGAAGCAATATCAACGATCATTTTCGGTATAAAAAATGGATTAAAACGAGGTGTGCCGTCACCTGTTGCAAACTCCATCACCTGTTGTTGGAAAGTGCCAATGCCACCATTTCCCGATCCCCAAATAACACCGATACGATTCTTGTTCAATGTTTCAAAATTGATATTGGCATTGTTTACGGCTTCTTCTACAGAAACTAAAGCATACTGTGTAAATAAGTCGTACTTTCTTGCTTCTGCTTTTTCAATGTGATTTAATGGGGCAAAACCCTTGAGTTCACAAGCAAACTTTGTTTTGAATTTCGAAGTGTCAAATTTGGTAATGAGATTAGTTCCGCTAACTCCATTTATAAGTGATTTCCAAAAATCATCAACGTTATTTCCAAGGGGCGTTAATGCTCCAAGCCCCGTAATTACTACTCTTTTCATACGTTTGTTATTTTACTAGTTCTGTGGAAAATACTATCGAAAAATTTGACAAAAGTATTTTCTTGATTTCCTCTATATCTACTGTTCTTCCCATTTGCTGCTCTATAGAGTAGTGACTGTTCGGTTAGGTTCATTAATCCCACAAGGCACAAAATATTGATAATATTTTCGAAGTATCAATTTTTTGCATTTTACGCTCGACAATATCCTGTCTGATACTTTGTTGTAAGACCAATGCTTCCTGATAAGGAAAATTTCCTTTATCTAGGTAAGTTGTTAAAACCTTAGCCATCCTTTGAAGTTTTGTGACGTTTTATATCCTGAATAAAATACAAAACAATAAAGGTTACAATAAGACACGCAATGCCTGCATATAAGCTATAATGAAATGCAGAAACATAATCCTGAGTTGATTGAACTATATTAAAGAATAATCCTGCAATAAAGCAAATTCCCATTGAGGAAGCGACCTGTTGAATTGTATTATAAGTACCTGATGCGATACCTACAAACTGAGGTGGAACATTCTTTAATGTCAAGTTTATGAGGCTTGGCAAAATTAAACCACCGCAGAATCCTTGTAGCGGAATTATAGTTAAGAGAATTAAATCACTGGGCTGTTGATTAAAATAATATAGCTGTAACACATAAACGAAAATCATTAGTACAGCGCTCAATTGTATCGGTTTTTTCCCATATTTATTGACAAGCCTAACCGAAAGAAATGAAGCTGCCATGAATAAAACCCCTGAGGCTACAAAATATTTCCCAGTCTGAAATGGTGTCAAATGCAAACCATTTTGCAAATAAATCGTAGACAATAGGTAATATGAGGTATGCATCATAAAGTAAAATGTAACAAGAACCAACCCCAAATTATAATCCATTATCTTAAACAAGCGTACGTCCATTAATGGATATCTGCCTAGTTTCAATTTTTTCTTTTGATCTACTATAAAGTAGATAAATAGTGCCAATGAAGAAAAAAGCATGACAAAACTCCAAAGTGGATATCCTAACTCTCGACCTTCCGTCAACGGATAGATGAAAGATCCAAGAGCCAATGTAAACAGAACAACACCGGAAAAATCTAATTTTTCTTCAGCATTTAATTTGGTATTCTGTAGATGTTTTTTCGCTGCAATTAGTGCAGCAATTCCAATTGGAAGATTAATAAAAAAGATGAATCGCCAACCAGAAATAAATGTATCTAATTCTGAAAGATATCCTCCTAAAAACTGTCCAATCAACGAGGCGATTCCTAATGTAATACCGAGATAGCCAAGGGCTTTGGTTCTTTCTTTTGTTTCCGGAAATAGTTCCTGTAAATATGCAAGAGCTTGTGATTGCATAAATGCGCCACTGATTCCCTGAAAAAATCGAGCAATAATAATTGTTGTTGCGCTGTTCGCAAAACCACATATACAAGAAGTGACAACAAAGAAGAACATTCCCCACAGGAATATCTTCTTACGTCCGTATATATCACCTGATCGGCTACCCAATACCTGAAAAGAAGCATATCCCAAAAGATAAAAAACGATAATCATTTCCATTTGGGCATCGGTTGCTGAGAGATCTTGCTGTATAGATGGAACAGCAATATTCACGATGAAAATATCGATCACTGTAAGCAATGGACCGACAAGTAAAATAAAGTGTTGCAACCACTTGTTTGAATGCTGTTCCATTTAAAATAATTATTTTGAGTTCAAAAATCTATTTACATCTCCACCAAAAAGGTCATAATATTGAAAAAGGAAACCGTGTCCTGCATCAGGATATAAAATAAGCTGGGCGTTTGGTAATAGATTAAATAATTCCATGGAATTTTGGACAGGCATTTGGACGTCTGTTTTTCCTCCAGTAACTAAGATTGGAGTGGTTATCTTTTTATAATCAGAAACGATTAACTCGCCATTTCCCCAATTTTCACGTGCGATAGCTTGTGCTTTTGCTGATTCAGCTCCGACTTCAACATCTTTAGGATATTTACTCTCGGCTTTGCGATTCCAAAAGTCTTCGCCCAACTTACGGCTGTTATCAGAAGCATTAAAAAAGAGTGCTTGAAATTCTTTCAATCCTAAGGATGAGGCTCTTTGAACCAAAGCTGCAATTTCTGGATCACGTTTATTAATACTTCTAGCTCCCAAAGGTGCAGATCCGGCAATGACTGCTTTTCGAACAATATCTTGGTGTTGCATTAATAATTCTTGAGCAACACAACCACCTATTGAAAAACCAAGTATATCAACTTTTTCATATTTAAGTGCTTTTATGAATTGAAAAGCATCTTCTGCCATTTGTGCAAAACTTTCAGGGGTTTGTCCACTGGAACTTGCGACACCTCTATTATTAAAGGTGATTACAGTGCGTTCTGATGCTAATTTATTAATTAAAGCAGGATCCCAATTATCAAGATTTCCACGTGTATGGTTCAATAAAATAATCGGAATATTTGTGTTACTGTTGTTTTCTACTATTCTATATGCAAAATCATCGTCATTTACTTTGATGGTTTTTGTTTCGTATTCGATTTGTTTCACAGTCGTTTTTATTTGAGCGTTTAAATTGTTTGTAAATCCGATGCTTAATAAGGAAACACTAAGGCTTAATAAAAAGCAAATTGTCTTTGTATTCTTCATAATTCTATATTTATTTGTTATTTAATATCATGCAAGTTGATACGGCATGTGCATATAAAGTCCCATTTTCATTTCGAAGGTCAGCTTCTACTAATGCAGTAGTTCTTCCCAAATGAATTAACCGACCTTCAGCGTACATTTTTCCACTTTTAAGGTTAACAGATTTGATAAAATTTACTTTTAATTCTAAAGTGGTATATACAACATTTCGTGGTAGAACAGAGTGAACAGCACAGCCCATCGCAGTATCTAATACGGTAGAAATTACCCCGCCATGCACACTTCCTATCGGATTATAATGGAATTCGTAAGGTGTAAATTCAAACAAAACTTTTCCTTCTTCAACTTTTGAAGGATGAAAATCTAAAGTTTTTGCAATAGGTGGTGCTGGAAGTTCTCCGTTTAATATTCTATTTAAGAGCTCTAATCCTGAAATTTCTTTTGCAATTTCAACGGTTTCTAAAGGATTTTCCCATTCATAAGCTCGCTTTCTGTCTGTATTCATATCTGTCTTTAATTAAAATTTATATTCTCTATGACGATAGCAGATGATCCTCCACCACCATTACAGATAGCTGCGACGCCATATTTGCCTTTTTCTTGTTGTAATACATTTAAGAGCGTTACAATAATCCTTGCTCCACTTGCTCCAATAGGATGTCCTAATGCAACTGCACCTCCATACACATTAACTTTATTTAAATCAAAATCTAAAATTTGTTGATTAGAAAGGATAACGGATGCATAAGCCTCATTTATTTCGAAAAAATCTACGTCAGTTAGCGACAAATTCGCTTGTTTCAAAGCTTTTGTAATTGCTAAACTGGGAGATGTTGTGAACCATTCCGGTGCTTGTGCTGCATCGGCGTATGAAACAATTTTTGCTAAAGGCTTAAGATTATATTTATTAACAGCTTCTTTGGATGCGAGTAACAGAACTGCTGCACCATCATTTAAATTACTTGAATTAGCTGCGGTTAAGTTTCCGTTAGTTTCAAATGCAGGTTTTAATAAAGAAACTTTTTCAGGAACAAGTTTGTAAATATCTTCATCCTTGTCCACAATTATATTTTCTGCATTTTTTCTAATCTGTATTGGGACAATTTCAGATTTGAATTTACCTTGGTCAGTAGCTTCTTGTGCTTTTTTATAAGACTGTAATGCGTAATTATCTAATTGTTCACGCGTGAGTCCATATTTCTTAACTCCTAATTCTGCTGCACTTCCCATATGAAAATCGTTGTAAACATCCCACAGTCCATCTTTAATCATTCCATCAATGAAGTTCAAACCACCAAGTTTTGTCCCTTTGCGTAAATACGCGTAATGCGGAACATTACTCATACTTTCCATACCTCCTGTAACTACTATTTCGTCAACGCCAATTTGGATTTGTTGTGCGCCCAAAATTGTTGCTTTCATCCCAGATGAGCATACTTTATTGATAGTTGTGGCATCTTTAGTGTTGGGAATTTTTGAAAATATTGAAGATTGTCTTGCAGGTGATTGACCAATGCCGGCACTCAACACATTTCCCATATATACACTATCAATCCATTCAGGATTTAGAGAAATACTTTCGTAAGTATTTTGAATTGTTATAGCACCCAATTGAGTTGCTGAATATTCGGACAAGCTTCCTAATAAACCACCTATAGGAGTTCTTTTAGCCGATACTATGAATACTTCTTTCATACTTAATTATATTAAATTATACCGTTCGGTATATTATTGGTCAAAAAAAATTTTATACCTTCAATTCAGTTTCAGCAATTTTTTTTATTCTATTTACTGCAAGCTGAAAATATTTGGGATCATTCATTGTTTTTGCTAACAATATATTGCCTTCCACAATGCTAAAAATTAGAGTAGCATATTCTTCGGCATTTACATCTTTTGAAAATTCATTTGCAGATTTCCCTTTTTCAATAGTTGAGGTAAGTAAATCAATAAATCGTTTTACACTTCTGCGAACATTTTCTCTTAAATAATCTAAACTATCATCGGCTTCAACCGCAGCATTAAGCATAGGGCAGCCACCTTTATTGAAAACAGTTTCCCATTTTTCTACATAGTAATTTCCATAAGCAATCAAACCTTCTGTTGCAGTTGATGAGTTAGCTAATATCGCCTTTATTCGTTCTGTAATTTGAGAACAACTATACTCGAAAGAGGCAGCCGCTAATTCATTTTTGTCTGAAAAATTACCATAAATAGCTCCTTTTGTCAACTTAGTAACTTGCTGTATATCGGACAAGGACGTGTTTTCGTAACCTTTGATATTAAATAAAGGTGCCGATTTCTGAATTATAAATTCCCTTGTTCTTTCTGCCTTTGACATAATTTCTAGATATTAAAGTAATGTAATCTAGTGCAAAGATATAAATAATATACCTTTTGGTATATTTTAAATAATATATTTCTGTATCCCCAGAACTTTAAAAATATTATTC
This genomic interval from Pseudopedobacter saltans DSM 12145 contains the following:
- a CDS encoding acetyl-CoA C-acyltransferase, yielding MKEVFIVSAKRTPIGGLLGSLSEYSATQLGAITIQNTYESISLNPEWIDSVYMGNVLSAGIGQSPARQSSIFSKIPNTKDATTINKVCSSGMKATILGAQQIQIGVDEIVVTGGMESMSNVPHYAYLRKGTKLGGLNFIDGMIKDGLWDVYNDFHMGSAAELGVKKYGLTREQLDNYALQSYKKAQEATDQGKFKSEIVPIQIRKNAENIIVDKDEDIYKLVPEKVSLLKPAFETNGNLTAANSSNLNDGAAVLLLASKEAVNKYNLKPLAKIVSYADAAQAPEWFTTSPSLAITKALKQANLSLTDVDFFEINEAYASVILSNQQILDFDLNKVNVYGGAVALGHPIGASGARIIVTLLNVLQQEKGKYGVAAICNGGGGSSAIVIENINFN
- a CDS encoding alpha/beta fold hydrolase encodes the protein MKNTKTICFLLSLSVSLLSIGFTNNLNAQIKTTVKQIEYETKTIKVNDDDFAYRIVENNSNTNIPIILLNHTRGNLDNWDPALINKLASERTVITFNNRGVASSSGQTPESFAQMAEDAFQFIKALKYEKVDILGFSIGGCVAQELLMQHQDIVRKAVIAGSAPLGARSINKRDPEIAALVQRASSLGLKEFQALFFNASDNSRKLGEDFWNRKAESKYPKDVEVGAESAKAQAIARENWGNGELIVSDYKKITTPILVTGGKTDVQMPVQNSMELFNLLPNAQLILYPDAGHGFLFQYYDLFGGDVNRFLNSK
- the fabF gene encoding beta-ketoacyl-ACP synthase II: MKRVVITGLGALTPLGNNVDDFWKSLINGVSGTNLITKFDTSKFKTKFACELKGFAPLNHIEKAEARKYDLFTQYALVSVEEAVNNANINFETLNKNRIGVIWGSGNGGIGTFQQQVMEFATGDGTPRFNPFFIPKMIVDIASGVISIKYGLRGINFTTVSACATSNTAIIDAFNYIRWGKADMMITGGSEAPINESSIGGFNASRALSTLNDNPQIASRPFDINRDGFVMGEGAGAIILEEYEHAIKRNAPIIAEIVGGGMAADAYHLTGTHPEGEGAYLGMLAALEDANISADDIDYLNTHATSTPQGDLSELKAVERVFGTKNKLNISATKSMTGHLLGAAGAIEAIACILSVKEDIVPPTINSVDIEPEFKDVFNLTLNTAQKRRVNYSMSNTFGFGGHIATTIFKKYE
- a CDS encoding PaaI family thioesterase; its protein translation is MNTDRKRAYEWENPLETVEIAKEISGLELLNRILNGELPAPPIAKTLDFHPSKVEEGKVLFEFTPYEFHYNPIGSVHGGVISTVLDTAMGCAVHSVLPRNVVYTTLELKVNFIKSVNLKSGKMYAEGRLIHLGRTTALVEADLRNENGTLYAHAVSTCMILNNK
- a CDS encoding TetR/AcrR family transcriptional regulator, with protein sequence MSKAERTREFIIQKSAPLFNIKGYENTSLSDIQQVTKLTKGAIYGNFSDKNELAAASFEYSCSQITERIKAILANSSTATEGLIAYGNYYVEKWETVFNKGGCPMLNAAVEADDSLDYLRENVRRSVKRFIDLLTSTIEKGKSANEFSKDVNAEEYATLIFSIVEGNILLAKTMNDPKYFQLAVNRIKKIAETELKV
- a CDS encoding MFS transporter; this encodes MEQHSNKWLQHFILLVGPLLTVIDIFIVNIAVPSIQQDLSATDAQMEMIIVFYLLGYASFQVLGSRSGDIYGRKKIFLWGMFFFVVTSCICGFANSATTIIIARFFQGISGAFMQSQALAYLQELFPETKERTKALGYLGITLGIASLIGQFLGGYLSELDTFISGWRFIFFINLPIGIAALIAAKKHLQNTKLNAEEKLDFSGVVLFTLALGSFIYPLTEGRELGYPLWSFVMLFSSLALFIYFIVDQKKKLKLGRYPLMDVRLFKIMDYNLGLVLVTFYFMMHTSYYLLSTIYLQNGLHLTPFQTGKYFVASGVLFMAASFLSVRLVNKYGKKPIQLSAVLMIFVYVLQLYYFNQQPSDLILLTIIPLQGFCGGLILPSLINLTLKNVPPQFVGIASGTYNTIQQVASSMGICFIAGLFFNIVQSTQDYVSAFHYSLYAGIACLIVTFIVLYFIQDIKRHKTSKDG